A segment of the Dehalococcoidia bacterium genome:
TCCAAAGTTAGCAGGCTGGGTCTTCGCGACTTTTGCTCCTCCGGCGACAAGATAATCTACCAACTGTTCCTGAGCGGCAAGGATCTCGCTGTCCAAAGGGAGCCACTCGATTTGGGGCATCACTGCAACCCTGAAATCTGAGAGAGTCGTGTGCCTGGGATTGGGGATCTCGAGTCTCCAGGCAACGTCCTCGCCAACATCCGGACCGGAGGTGACGTCGAGCCCGAGAGCCAGATCTTGGGCAGTTCTCGCGAGTGGCCCCTGTACTGCCATCGTTGCCGCGGGGTTTGGCAGAGGTGTACCGGGGAAATGGCCGCTCCGCGCAAGCGCAGTCTCGCTCGGCTTATGGCCATAGATTCCGCAGAAAGCGGCTGGAACTCTAATCGAACCCCCGATGTCGCTGCCAAACTCCAGCGGCGTAAGCCCCGCTGCAACCGCGGCTGCACCTCCTCCTGTGCTTCCTCCTGGCGTTCGCCCGAGATCCCAGGGGTTGTTGGTGCGACCGAAGATTGAGTTTGAAGACTGCCAGTCCGCCGCATTGGGGGGGACATTGGTCTTGCCCATGATTACTCCGCCGGCCTCCTTTACACGAGCTGCCAGACGAGAATCGGATTCAGGTACGCGATCCGAAAATGCCTCCACACCGGCAGTCCCGTTAAGCCCGGCGACGTCGATGCAGTCCTTGATGGTCAGAGGAAGACCGAGGAGAGGAGCGTCCTCTCCTCGTGACCGACTGGAGTCCGTTCCATGCGCAACCGCAAGCGCTTCCTCGTAATTTGGCGTAACGATCGCGTTTAGGACAGGATTGAACTGCTCGATACGCTCAAGATGGTTCTCTAGAAGTTCCGTGGAGGAAATAACCCGGTTCTGAAGACCACGTAACATCGAGGTTGCAGAGGCATATGGGTCAAACTCAAGGGAGGACATTCAGTCACCTCTTGATATGAAAGAGGCGGGCCTGAGTGGACCCGCCTCTTACTTCTACTTCTGTGTTTATTTTCGGCCTAGGTCGTAAACAGTATCGGGTTTCGCAGCGGTGGAGCGATCTGGTCCTCAGACAGCTCGTAGGCTTCCTTCTGGTAGATCTGGATCCGGTGCTGTCCGAAGTCGCAGATGAACAGCCGGAATTCGGAATCAACCCTGACGCTGCATGGCGCGCTGAGACGCCTTGTCGGCTCAAGGTCTGCCATCTCCCGCAGCCTTAGTGTGACGGTATTTGCCAGGATGTACTGACGGCCCGACTTCGACAGGTTTGCATCGCCGATGAACTGCTCGATGAAGCGCCCTTCGGCGTTGAACATCTGAACGCGATCATTCAGCCAGTCGGCGACGTAGATGTCCCCGTGGGCATCGACTGTGACGGAAGCTGGTCTGTTGAACTGCCCCTTTTCGTCGCCCTTGGAACCGATGCTCATAACAAACTCACCGTCTGCGTTGAACTTCTGGACCCTGTCGTTGCGCCAGTCGGCCACGTACACATCACCGAACTCGTCCAGCGCAACGCCCCAGGGCATGTTCAACTCGCCCTCAGCGCTTCCCTGGCCGTGGTCAATGGTCTGCAGGTGGGTTCCATCCCTTGTGAACCGCTGAATGCGGTGATTCATAGTGTCTGAGACTAATATGTTTCCGTCTGAGTCGAACTGTATTGAGGATGGACGGTTCAACTGTCCCTGTTCGGAGCCGTGTTCACCCCACGTGTCCAGAACTGTGCCCTCTTTGTCCATGATAGTGACGCTATGCTTGGCCTCATCGGAGACGTAGAGGTTCTCTTCCTCATCTACCAAAAGAGCAGTTGGCCAGGTGAAATTTCCCGTACCAAGCAGCCCCAGGTTCTCGTCGTCCCAGTTGATGACTCGCACCTCCGTGCCGAGACCGCCGCGAGTCAGGACGTAAACGTTCTCTTTACCAAAGCCTATGTCCACCGGATTCGAAGTTACTCGACGCTGTCCGAGTGTCATGTAGTACGGATAGCCAGACCTCAGAAGGGCGTATGGTCGTCCCATTGGTTTACCTCTGACGGAAGATTCTGGCCCGGGCCCGACTCTGTGTTGGGGGCGGGTACCCGGGCAATTTGAGCCAAGTCTACTTGAACGGGTTTATTTGCTCGTACTGACCAAGCACAATCGGGGCCGCTTCGACACCCAGCCACTGCTCGAGGATCGTGCCGTAGATTCCGCGGTAGTCGATGGTGTGCTCCAGGTCTTCGCCATTCACCCAGCGACTCTGCTCGAGGGACGGGTACTCTGAGTAGAGTCCGCCTTCTACAGGCTTGCCAATGATGAAGGCTCCGCCACCTGAGCCGTGGTCGGTGCCCGATCCGTTGTCATAGATGCGGCGTCCAAACTCAGTGAACACCAGCATGACTACGTTGTCGTCGGCATCGTGCTCTTCGAGGTCGTCGAAGAAGTCGTGGATGGCGCCAGACAGGTCACCAATCAGCTTGGGATGCGTCGGCACCTCGTTGGCGTGGGTGTCGTAGCCTCCGTGCTGGGTATAAAAGATGCGGGTTCCGAGGTCAGCAGTGTGCACCCTGGCGACGTCCCTTAGGCTCTTCGCGATGGGGTTGTCCGCATACTCTACTGTTGATTCGTACTGTTCAGGAGCGGCTTTTATGATGTCGGCTCCGGTTAGCACGTCCTGGCCCGTCCTCGACAGGTACTCCATGACCGGCCCCGTGCCTATTGCCGGGCCGTACATGTGCTTGAAGATGTCCAGTGCCTGGCTGCGCTCGTTTTCAGCATCGATCCCCGTCATGAGGCCGTAATTGTCCAGGTTGGACACACTGGTCACAGGGACACCCGGCATTGCCATCGCCCGCGGAAGTCCCACACCAAAGTTGACGCCTGTAAGCGGGTTCTCGCCCTCTGGATCAATCTCACGAAGTGTTCGTCCGAGCCAGCCGATGGTTGACACTTCGTGCGGCTCGCACGTGTGCCAGATGTCCATTCCCCTGAAGTGGGAACGGTTCGAGTTTGGATATCCGATGCCCTGCACGATCGCGACCATACCGCGGTCGTAGAGGTCCTTGAACGGCCCCATCTGTGGATGGAACGCTAGCGTGTCGTTCAGTGGCAGGACCTGGTCCTGCGGGATGCCAACCAGCGGCCGATTGTCGTGATAGACGGGGCTGGTATAGGGAATGAGGGTGTTCATGAAGTCATTGCCGCCAGTCATCTGGACGACGACGAAGACAGGAGACTTCCCGTTGCCGTTACCTGCCATATTTGATTCCTCCTTGAATGGGCGCCGGTCTAGGCAAACTGATATTCGCGCGACGCGACTATCAGCTGCAGCATCCGTGCGACTTTGTCTGCGTTCTCTGTGATGGCTTGATCGCTGCTCAGATCGATGTCCCCGACGCTGTCAGCGTATCGAGCCAAGGCACCACGAGTGTCCTCGCCCACTTCTATTGGACCCAGTAGGTCGAGGCACTGGTTGACAAGATCGTCCGGCGTAAGCGACTCGCTTCGGGAGAGCCTTGTGATTATGTACTGGACGCCCGGCGCGGACGTGTCGTTGAACTGGTTGACGGCGAAGTTGACTCGCTCATTTAAAGTGCCGCCATCGATCCACTCGTGACCGGTATGCCAGCCTTCGACCGTGGGTGGGTTCATGAGCGTCTGGCCCATGACCGACGTTGCCCCGCTGAGAGCTCCAACGGACTGTCCGGGAGCAGGAACTTCGTCGTAGGTGCCGACAATTTTAATCGTGCCAGCCACCAACTCTGCAGGGTTCTTTACCTTCTTGAACTGGGCCGCCTTGAAGAAGTCTGAGTTGAACAGAGTCCTAAGCACCGGCCTGATCTGCCCGTTGTTCTCCTGGAAGGCCTCTACGAGGGCGTCGACTGCCTCAGGATCGTTGGGAGGCTCGATATTCCACGCCGGCACCTGTGGCTCGTCTGCGACGAAGAAGTTGTATAGATGGCGAGAAATGAACCTGTAGGTGGGTTCCTGCTGGACTACGATGTCGATTATGTCCTCACCATTTAAATTGCCCGTATGACCCAGGAACGTCTTCTCGCTGTCGTCGTGGTCTTCAGGTAGGAACTTGAACTCCGACGTATAGTGTCCAAACGGATACAGCGGGATCGGCTGGGTGAATGTCCAGCCCGTGAATGCACGGGCCGCGTTCTTGATGTCATCTTCAGAGTAGTTGCCGACTCCCATACTGAACAGCTCTAGTAGCTCACGGCCCCAGTTTTCGTTTGGCTGGTCGGCGTGGTTCTCGCAGTTGTCCAGCCAGTAGTTCATGGCCGGGTCCTTCGACAGATCCAGAAGGATGGTCTGCAGGTCGGTCATGCCGACCTCCCGGAACATGTCGATCTGCCGAATGATAGTTGGGCTGTGCTCGCTCTTGTACCACGCGGTGGCAAAGACATGGTGCCAGAACAGCGCCATCTTCTCTTCCAGCGGACGGCTGGAATTGATCATGCGCCACACCCATTTGCCAGCCCATAGCTGCACCGCATCGTGGTAGGACAGCTCCATGTTGTAGCGCATGAGCGCGTCCTCATCCAGGTCCTCCACCTGCTCGGGATGGAGCAGACCCTCGACCACGTCTTCATAAGACTTCGTCGACAGCTCCTCAAGCTCGGCTCTGGTCGCGCCGAAACCGGCACGGCGCATCAGGTGAGAGATCAGAGCGAGGTCATTGTTGGACATTCCTTGGCCCCCTTGATCGTAATTCAGACTCCGCTAGTAGTAGTGCGATATGTTACAGATTGCGCAACCACATCTTGCCACATCGTAAGGCTAGACGGTATTGTACCCCAGCCCCACAACCTCTTCAACGGTATCGCCAAATTGCGCGCAGTCCTGAAACTGGTCGAATGGACACCTCGCACGCCTATCTTCTACGGATGGGTAGTCCTTGGCATGGCTGCGCTTGGAACCTATGCCGCGACCGGCGTTGCCCAGGTGGTCATCGGAGGCATTCAAAACCTGATATTCGAAGACCTCGGCTGGGACAGGTCTACTGTCGCCTTCGCGGTTACGGCCGGCACATGGATGTCAGGTCTGCTGGCCCCTATCTTCGGACGCTTGGTCGACCAGCATGGTCCAAGACGGCTGATGCCGCCGGCTGCACTAATTGCCGGTGTCTCCTTCATTGCTCTCGCGGGCATTCGCGAAGTGTGGCACTTCTACGCTGCTTACATGATTGCCAGGGCTATTGCCAACCCGGCCCTCGTGGGCGTAGTGCCAAGGACAGTTGCGGTCAACTTCTTCCATCGCAAGAGAAACCTCGCTATTGGGCTCGTATCGACTTTCAGGCCAGTCAGCGGGGCGATCAATATCCAGATCATTTCGGTCATTGCCGCCGCGTCTAGCTGGCGTGTGGCTTACCGTCTTCTTGGGGTTTTCTCAATCCTGCTCGTCCTGCCCCTATTCCTGATCATGCGGAAGAGACCAGAGGACATAGGGCTCAGACCCGATGGGGATGAGAGCCCTGCACCTATTCGGGCGGCAACCTCCACAGCTAGAGGCCGCGACCGGCCCTCCTCGTCAGATGACGGCAGTTGGTCTGCCGGTGAAGCCCTGGCAACTTCTGCCTTCTGGCTGATCGTTCTGGCAGAGATGCTGACAATTCTGACATCCAGCACAGTGGGCTTTCAGATGGTCCCATTCTTGGTTGATTCAGGGATCTCTCAGCCGATTGCGGTTATCGCATTGAGCCTGAGTTCTATGCTGGGCGCCCTTGTTAACCCCTTCTGGGGGGTACTCGCCGATAGATACCAGCCACGCGTACTGGCGACCTTCGCGACTGCCGCTACACTGATCACCGCGGCCTGCTTCATCCCAACCGGAGGGGGCACGGGCGGGTTTGTAGTCGCAATTGTGTGGGGAATTGCATCGGGTGGACTGAACGTCCTGGGAAGCATGATGCTGGCGCAGTACTTCGGTCGGGCTTCCTACGGCACCATTACCGGACTTACCGGTCCATTCCAGATGGCTTTCCTGGGACTCGGACCGACGATGGGTGCACTTCTGTTTCGAGCGACCGACGGCTATACGGTCATCTGGTACTACGCGCTCGGTGCGTACGCTGTTGCTACGGTGCTCATCTTCAGCGCCCGAAGGCCAATGAAGAAGCGTCGCGAGTGACTCCCTTACTCTGAAATCCAGCGTGGCATTCGCTTACAGTGCGTGTATGATTGAAACACATCTCGGAGGGTGAACAATGACCTCAAACTCGACCGATGTAGTCATAGTTGGTGGGGGAGCGGCAGGATGCGCCGTAGCGTACTACCTGGGCCTTGCTGGAGTCTCATCCACGATAGTTGAGCGAGAAGGAATAGCCGCCTTTGCCTCCGGTTACTCGGCTGGCGGACTCAACCCCCTTGAAGGTGCTGGCATTCCTGGCCGATTGGGTGCCCTTGCCATGACTTCTTTCAAGATGCACAAGGACATCTGGGGCGACCTCATTGAGCGCTCAGGGATCGACTTCCAGCCGGAGATCATATCGTCAGTACGGGTTGCATTTAACGGCTTCGACCTCGATGCGATGCGATCGACCCAGCAGATCTTTGACCGTGCCGACTCCGACTTCAGCGGGGAGTGGCTCGATTCCAACCAGCTTAGAGAACTGGAACCTCGAATCGCCGACAACGCGATCTGGGCGCTGGATACGCGCGGAAACGCCATTCTCAGCAGTGAGCGGTACACTCAATCTCTCGCCGGCGCCGCCGAAACCCTCGGAGCGTCTGTCGTCACCGCAGAAGTAACAGGTATCGGCACAGACGGCGAAAGAGTCACCTCCGTGGAGACGACGGAAGGCAACATTGCCTGTGGAGCCGCTGTCTTTGCAACAGGTCCCTGGTCAGCGCAGGTGGGCGACTGGCTCAGAGTAAACGTACCCGTTGAGCCGTACAAGGGCGAGATTCTGCGAACGACCTTGCCGAGTGGCCCACTCCCAGCTGACCTACAGGGGGCAGGGATATCACTGAACCGGCGAGAAAACGGACAGATATGGGTTGGTGCAACTGAAGAAGACCGAGGCTTTGATCTTGAGCCATCAGATGAAGCTCGCGCCACGCTGATGCAGGGCGCACTGCGGCTGATGCCCGCGATGGCGGACGCCGAAATCGTGCTCCACACTGCCTGCCTCAGGCCCCTGTCGCCGGACTGGATGCCGATTGTGGGAACTGCCCCTGGCTGGGACAACGCGTATCTGGCAACTGGAGCAGGAAAGAAGGGTATTCTCCTCAGCCCCGGGCTAGGCAAGGCAATCGCTGACGTGGTTACACAGGGCAGTACTGATCTCCCTGTGGACGAGTTTGTTGCCGACAGGTTTAACGGAGGGGGCTAACTGTGACTACTCCCAGCTTTCTAATTAGGTTTCCGCTCCAGGCTGCCTTATACGACGGCGAACAGGTCACAATCAGGTCGCTCCAGCCGGGCGACAAGGACGAGCTCCTGAGCTTCTTCCTCCGCGTTCCGGAGGAAGACCGATTCTACCTGAACAGTGATGTCGGTTCGGCAGAGGTAATAGCGGAATTCGCCGAGCACATCGACTTGGAGCAGACGATCCCCCTGGTAGCTGTGAGTGGTAACCGTATTCTGGCGGACGCGACTCTCCACCGGAGCCGTCGGGCTGCTAGGAGACATGTGGGAGAGATCCGCGTGGTCGTCGAACCGGAGTACAGGAGGCGCGGACTGGGTGTGCGCCTGATCCATGAGTTGATCCAACTAGGGCGAGATCTAGACCTTCACTCACTGGTCTTCGAGCTCGTCTCGGGTCATCAGCAGGACGCGATTCAGGCTGCGCTGGGAGCGGGATTCGAGCAGGTCGCCGAGCTGCGGGGGCGGATCCTGGACATACAGGGTAGCCCGCAGGACCTGATCATTCTGGAAAGGCCCC
Coding sequences within it:
- a CDS encoding MFS transporter encodes the protein MRAVLKLVEWTPRTPIFYGWVVLGMAALGTYAATGVAQVVIGGIQNLIFEDLGWDRSTVAFAVTAGTWMSGLLAPIFGRLVDQHGPRRLMPPAALIAGVSFIALAGIREVWHFYAAYMIARAIANPALVGVVPRTVAVNFFHRKRNLAIGLVSTFRPVSGAINIQIISVIAAASSWRVAYRLLGVFSILLVLPLFLIMRKRPEDIGLRPDGDESPAPIRAATSTARGRDRPSSSDDGSWSAGEALATSAFWLIVLAEMLTILTSSTVGFQMVPFLVDSGISQPIAVIALSLSSMLGALVNPFWGVLADRYQPRVLATFATAATLITAACFIPTGGGTGGFVVAIVWGIASGGLNVLGSMMLAQYFGRASYGTITGLTGPFQMAFLGLGPTMGALLFRATDGYTVIWYYALGAYAVATVLIFSARRPMKKRRE
- a CDS encoding DUF1800 domain-containing protein gives rise to the protein MSNNDLALISHLMRRAGFGATRAELEELSTKSYEDVVEGLLHPEQVEDLDEDALMRYNMELSYHDAVQLWAGKWVWRMINSSRPLEEKMALFWHHVFATAWYKSEHSPTIIRQIDMFREVGMTDLQTILLDLSKDPAMNYWLDNCENHADQPNENWGRELLELFSMGVGNYSEDDIKNAARAFTGWTFTQPIPLYPFGHYTSEFKFLPEDHDDSEKTFLGHTGNLNGEDIIDIVVQQEPTYRFISRHLYNFFVADEPQVPAWNIEPPNDPEAVDALVEAFQENNGQIRPVLRTLFNSDFFKAAQFKKVKNPAELVAGTIKIVGTYDEVPAPGQSVGALSGATSVMGQTLMNPPTVEGWHTGHEWIDGGTLNERVNFAVNQFNDTSAPGVQYIITRLSRSESLTPDDLVNQCLDLLGPIEVGEDTRGALARYADSVGDIDLSSDQAITENADKVARMLQLIVASREYQFA
- a CDS encoding NHL repeat-containing protein; this encodes MGRPYALLRSGYPYYMTLGQRRVTSNPVDIGFGKENVYVLTRGGLGTEVRVINWDDENLGLLGTGNFTWPTALLVDEEENLYVSDEAKHSVTIMDKEGTVLDTWGEHGSEQGQLNRPSSIQFDSDGNILVSDTMNHRIQRFTRDGTHLQTIDHGQGSAEGELNMPWGVALDEFGDVYVADWRNDRVQKFNADGEFVMSIGSKGDEKGQFNRPASVTVDAHGDIYVADWLNDRVQMFNAEGRFIEQFIGDANLSKSGRQYILANTVTLRLREMADLEPTRRLSAPCSVRVDSEFRLFICDFGQHRIQIYQKEAYELSEDQIAPPLRNPILFTT
- a CDS encoding DUF1501 domain-containing protein codes for the protein MAGNGNGKSPVFVVVQMTGGNDFMNTLIPYTSPVYHDNRPLVGIPQDQVLPLNDTLAFHPQMGPFKDLYDRGMVAIVQGIGYPNSNRSHFRGMDIWHTCEPHEVSTIGWLGRTLREIDPEGENPLTGVNFGVGLPRAMAMPGVPVTSVSNLDNYGLMTGIDAENERSQALDIFKHMYGPAIGTGPVMEYLSRTGQDVLTGADIIKAAPEQYESTVEYADNPIAKSLRDVARVHTADLGTRIFYTQHGGYDTHANEVPTHPKLIGDLSGAIHDFFDDLEEHDADDNVVMLVFTEFGRRIYDNGSGTDHGSGGGAFIIGKPVEGGLYSEYPSLEQSRWVNGEDLEHTIDYRGIYGTILEQWLGVEAAPIVLGQYEQINPFK
- a CDS encoding FAD-dependent oxidoreductase, encoding MTSNSTDVVIVGGGAAGCAVAYYLGLAGVSSTIVEREGIAAFASGYSAGGLNPLEGAGIPGRLGALAMTSFKMHKDIWGDLIERSGIDFQPEIISSVRVAFNGFDLDAMRSTQQIFDRADSDFSGEWLDSNQLRELEPRIADNAIWALDTRGNAILSSERYTQSLAGAAETLGASVVTAEVTGIGTDGERVTSVETTEGNIACGAAVFATGPWSAQVGDWLRVNVPVEPYKGEILRTTLPSGPLPADLQGAGISLNRRENGQIWVGATEEDRGFDLEPSDEARATLMQGALRLMPAMADAEIVLHTACLRPLSPDWMPIVGTAPGWDNAYLATGAGKKGILLSPGLGKAIADVVTQGSTDLPVDEFVADRFNGGG
- a CDS encoding amidase; this translates as MSSLEFDPYASATSMLRGLQNRVISSTELLENHLERIEQFNPVLNAIVTPNYEEALAVAHGTDSSRSRGEDAPLLGLPLTIKDCIDVAGLNGTAGVEAFSDRVPESDSRLAARVKEAGGVIMGKTNVPPNAADWQSSNSIFGRTNNPWDLGRTPGGSTGGGAAAVAAGLTPLEFGSDIGGSIRVPAAFCGIYGHKPSETALARSGHFPGTPLPNPAATMAVQGPLARTAQDLALGLDVTSGPDVGEDVAWRLEIPNPRHTTLSDFRVAVMPQIEWLPLDSEILAAQEQLVDYLVAGGAKVAKTQPANFGDLRRHHRVYSSILGLMTSSGTAEQRGRLASNMRASHDEFQIAMADGIEASGGDFLGWLQERERLREGYREFFKSWDVLIAPITLTPAFPHTEAPWPERVLTVNGSEVSYGLQTVYPAVATLCGQPATAFPVGLTRSGLPIGLQAIGPYLEDHTPITFASLLEGEFSGFRPPPSYR
- a CDS encoding GNAT family N-acetyltransferase gives rise to the protein MTTPSFLIRFPLQAALYDGEQVTIRSLQPGDKDELLSFFLRVPEEDRFYLNSDVGSAEVIAEFAEHIDLEQTIPLVAVSGNRILADATLHRSRRAARRHVGEIRVVVEPEYRRRGLGVRLIHELIQLGRDLDLHSLVFELVSGHQQDAIQAALGAGFEQVAELRGRILDIQGSPQDLIILERPLNVAPELGHLDI